One window from the genome of Oryza glaberrima chromosome 3, OglaRS2, whole genome shotgun sequence encodes:
- the LOC127766176 gene encoding phospholipase D gamma 1, whose protein sequence is MQYDKWALESTYRSDGICPWAHGPFILPSISGEAAINREERRTCDVHEAHATRSSIDQGKTARTVDAKSSNWSGMDVVWPHGHGVWGSSSASRRSAMLHGSLDIWIHEARNLPNMDIVSKTVVDILGTKKKKKAANGAMTSDPYVTVQLASATVARTYVVNDDENPVWAQHFLVPVAHEAPAVHFLVKDSDVFGAELIGEVVVPAEQLEAGEHVEGVYPVLDPAAGKPCAPGAVLRLSVQYIPVARLTMYHHGVTPGPDFAGVPNTYFPLRRGGRVTLYQDAHVPEGSLPEIRLGNGALYRQGQCWHDVYDAISQARRLIYITGWSVFHTIQLVRDGGAGGGAGVSLGDLLKRKSQEGVRVLLLVWDDPTSRNVLGIQMEGYMGTRDEETRRFFKHSSVQILLCPRSAGKRHSWVKQQETGTIFTHHQKTVILDADAGNHKRKIVAFVGGLDLCGGRYDTPTHPLFRSLQTLHKDDYYNPNFAVLDAQGPREPWHDLHSKIDGPAAYDVLTNFEERWLKASKRSGVKKLSKANNDTLLWIGRIPDIASIDDEVYSSDNDPERWDVQIFRSIDSNSVKGFPKNPREATSKNLVCGKNVLIDMSVQTAYVNAIRGAQHFIYIENQYFLGSSFNWDSHKDVGANNLIPIEIALKIANKIYANERFSAYIVIPMWPEGNPTGAPTQRILYWQKKTMQMMYEVIHKALKEVGLDNTYEPQDYLNFFCLGNREAGGSPSTCSGSSSANNPQDQAKKNRRFMVYVHSKGMIVDDEYVIIGSANINQRSMEGTRDTEIAVGAYQPQYTWANMLSAPRGQIYGYRMSLWAEHIGAVEESFSCPESLECTRQVRHIGEQNWRQFASSEVSEMRGHLVKYPVSVARDGKVKPLPGCAAFPDLGGNICGTFLPIQENLTI, encoded by the exons ATGCAATACGACAAGTGGGCCCTGGAGAGTACATACAGATCAGACGGCATTTGTCCATGGGCCCACGGCCCATTCATTCTCCCCTCCATTTCAGGGGAAGCAGCGATCAaccgggaggagaggaggacatGCGACGTACACGAGGCACATGCAACGagatcatcgatcgatcaaggTAAAACAGCACGAACAGTTGACGCGAAATCGTCGAATTGGAGCGGGATGGATGTGGTGTGGCCGCACGGGCACGGCGTCTGgggctcgtcgtcggcgtcgcggcggtCGGCGATGCTCCACGGCAGCCTTGACATATGGATCCACGAGGCGCGGAACCTCCCAAACATGGACATCGTCTCCAAGACCGTCGTCGACATCCTcgggacgaagaagaagaagaaggcggccAACGGCGCCATGACCAGCGACCCCTACGTCACTGTGCAGCTCGCGTCCGCCACCGTCGCGCGCACCTACGTCGTCAACGACGACGAGAACCCCGTGTGGGCGCAGCACTTCCTCGTCCCCGTCGCGCACGAGGCGCCCGCCGTCCACTTCCTCGTCAAGGACAGCGACGTCTTCGGCGCCGAGCTCAtcggcgaggtcgtcgtcccCGCCGAGCAGCTCGAGGCCGGGGAGCACGTCGAGGGCGTCTACCCGGTCCTCGATCCCGCCGCCGGCAAGCCGTGCGCCCCCGGCGCCGTGCTGCGGCTGTCGGTGCAGTACATCCCCGTGGCGAGGCTAACCATGTACCACCACGGCGTCACCCCGGGCCCGGACTTCGCCGGCGTCCCCAACACCTACTTCCcgctgcgccgcggcggccgggtgACGCTGTACCAGGACGCGCATGTGCCGGAGGGCTCGCTGCCGGAGATCAGGCTGGGCAATGGCGCGCTCTACCGGCAAGGCCAGTGCTGGCACGATGTCTACGACGCGATATCGCAGGCGAGGAGGCTCATCTATATCACCGGGTGGTCGGTGTTCCACACCATTCAGCTTGTgcgggacggcggcgccggcggcggcgccggcgtctcGCTGGGCGATCTGCTGAAGAGGAAGTCGCAGGAGGGGGTGAGGGTGCTGCTCCTCGTCTGGGACGATCCAACGTCAAGGAACGTCCTTGGTATCCAGATG GAAGGTTACATGGGCACACGGGATGAGGAGACCCGTAGATTTTTCAAGCATTCTTCAGTTCAGATACTGCTCTGCCCGCGTTCTGCTGGGAAAAGGCACAGCTGGGTTAAGCAGCAG GAGACCGGAACCATTTTTACACATCATCAGAAAACAGTGATTCTGGATGCTGATGCCGGCAACCATAAAAGGAAAATAGTTGCTTTTGTTGGAGGCCTTGATTTATGCGGTGGACGATATGATACACCTACTCATCCTCTTTTTCGGTCTCTCCAGACATTGCACAAGGACGACTATTATAACCCAAACTTTGCG GTACTTGATGCCCAAGGGCCAAGAGAACCATGGCATGATTTGCATTCTAAGATTGATGGCCCAGCGGCATATGATGTCTTGACAAACTTTGAGGAGCGCTGGTTAAAGGCATCCAAGCGCAGCGGGGTTAAAAAATTGTCAAAGGCAAATAATGACACATTGCTATGGATTGGAAGGATACCTGATATTGCAAGCATTGACGATGAAGTGTATTCAAGTGACAATGATCCAGAGCGATGGGATGTTCAG ATATTCCGGTCAATTGATTCAAATTCTGTCAAGGGTTTTCCCAAAAATCCAAGAGAAGCAACCAGCAAG AATCTCGTTTGTGGGAAAAACGTACTAATTGATATGAGCGTACAAACCGCTTATGTGAATGCAATCCGAGGAGCTCAACACTTCATCTATATTGAAAATCAGTATTTCCTTGGTTCTTCATTTAATTGGGATTCACATAAAGATGTAG GTGCTAATAACTTAATACCGATTgaaatagctctcaaaattgCCAACAAGATTTATGCCAATGAGAGGTTTTCAGCGTACATAGTAATTCCAATGTGGCCTGAAGGTAATCCTACTGGTGCTCCTACACAGAGAATACTTTACTGGCAG AAAAAAACAATGCAAATGATGTATGAGGTAATTCACAAGGCATTGAAAGAAGTAGGGCTGGATAACACATATGAGCCACAGGATTACCTGAACTTCTTCTGTCTTGGCAATCGTGAAGCAGGCGGCAGTCCTAGCACTTGCAGTGGATCAAGTTCAGCCAACAATCCCCAG GATCAAGCTAAGAAGAACCGGAGGTTCATGGTGTATGTGCACTCGAAAGGGATGATCGTGGATGATGAATACGTGATAATTGGATCGGCTAACATTAACCAGAGATCCATGGAAGGAACCAGAGACACCGAGATCGCCGTGGGAGCGTACCAGCCCCAGTACACATGGGCAAACATGCTTTCTGCTCCTCGTGGACAG ATCTACGGGTACAGGATGTCACTGTGGGCAGAGCACATTGGAGCGGTGGAGGAAAGCTTCAGTTGCCCAGAGAGCCTGGAGTGCACGAGGCAGGTTCGGCACATCGGGGAGCAGAACTGGAGGCAGTTCGCCTCCAGCGAGGTGAGCGAGATGAGAGGGCACCTTGTCAAGTACCCCGTCAGCGTCGCCCGCGACGGCAAGGTGAAGCCCCTGCCGGGATGCGCCGCGTTCCCGGACCTCGGCGGCAACATCTGCGGCACGTTCCTGCCCATCCAAGAAAACCTCACCATATGA